One window of the Gemmatimonadota bacterium genome contains the following:
- a CDS encoding MBL fold metallo-hydrolase — translation MRLVFLGTRGEIEARTRRHRMHTSLEVSYRGRRVMIDAGEDWRGKLGPVAPRAIVVTHGHPDHAFGLKDGAPCPVWATEDGWEIMSAYPIPEGDRRLLAAREPAEVVPGITFEAFPVEHSIRAPAVGYRISAGAVTIFYAPDLVFIIERAGALRGCSLYVGDGATMARSFVRRRGDRLIGHAPVRTQLGWCQKEGVPRAIITHCGTEIVEGDERVLGARLRAWGRERGVEAGFAYDGMGLTLRG, via the coding sequence GTGAGACTCGTCTTCCTGGGCACCCGGGGCGAAATCGAAGCGCGCACGCGGCGTCACCGCATGCACACGTCGCTGGAGGTCTCCTACCGCGGGCGCCGGGTGATGATCGACGCGGGCGAGGACTGGCGGGGCAAGCTGGGGCCGGTGGCTCCGCGGGCGATAGTGGTCACGCATGGCCACCCGGACCACGCTTTCGGCCTGAAGGACGGCGCCCCTTGCCCGGTCTGGGCCACCGAGGATGGGTGGGAAATCATGAGTGCCTATCCCATTCCCGAGGGCGACCGACGCCTTCTCGCGGCCAGGGAACCGGCGGAGGTCGTGCCCGGAATCACCTTCGAGGCTTTCCCCGTCGAGCACTCCATACGGGCGCCGGCGGTCGGTTACCGGATCTCGGCGGGAGCCGTGACGATCTTCTACGCCCCCGACCTGGTCTTCATAATCGAGCGCGCGGGCGCACTGCGCGGGTGCAGCCTCTACGTCGGCGACGGGGCGACCATGGCGCGCAGCTTCGTGCGCAGGCGCGGGGATCGTCTGATCGGCCACGCTCCAGTCCGTACGCAGCTCGGCTGGTGCCAGAAGGAAGGCGTCCCCAGAGCCATCATCACCCACTGCGGTACCGAGATCGTCGAGGGAGACGAGCGCGTTCTCGGAGCACGCCTCCGCGCATGGGGTCGGGAGAGGGGAGTGGAGGCCGGCTTCGCCTACGACGGCATGGGGCTGACACTACGGGGCTGA